The genomic segment CGGCAGAAGAAGGGCAGGCGGCAGGAGAGTGGCAGGCGGCAGAAGAGTGGCAGGCGGCAGAAGAAGGGCAGGCGGCAGAAGAAGGGCAGGCGGCAGAAGAGTGGCAGGCGGCAGGAGAGTGGCAGGCGGCAGAAGAAGGGCAGGCGGCAGGAGAGTGGCAGGCGGCAGAAGAAGGGCAGGCGGCAGGAGAGTGGCAGGCGGCAGGAGAGTGGCAGGCGGCAGAAGAGTGGCAGGCGGCAGGAGAGTGGCAGGTGGCAGGAGAGTGGCAGGCGGCAGAAGAGTGGCAGGCGGCAGGAGAGTGGCAGGCGGCAGGAGAGTGGCAGGCGGCAGGAGAGTGGCAGGCGGCAGAAGAGTGGCAGGCGGCAGAAAAGTGGCAGGCGGCAGAAGAGTGGCAGGCGGCAGGAGAGTGGCAGGCGGCAGAAGAGTGGCAGGCGGCAGGAGAGCGACAGGCGGCAGGAGAGTGGCAGGCGGCAGAAGAGTGGCAGGCGGCAGGAGAGTGGCAGGCGGCAGGAGAGTGGCAGGCGGCAGGAGAGTGGCAAGCGGCAGAAGAGTGGCAGGCGGCAGGAGAATGGCAGGCGGCAGGAGAGTGGCAGGCGGCAGAAGAGTGGCAGGCGGCAGGAGAGTGGCAGGCGGCAGGAGAGTGGCAGGCGGCAGGAGAGCGGCAGGCGGCAGGAGAGTGGCAGGCGGCCGGAGAGTGGCAGGCGGCAGGAGAGTGGCAGGCGGCAGGAGAGTGGCAGGCGGCAGGAGAGTGGCAGGCGGCAGGAGAGTGGCAGGCGGCAGGTGAGTGGCAGGCGGCAGAAGAGCGGCAGGTGAGTGGCAGGCGGCAGGAGAGTGGCAGGCGGCCGGAGAGTGGCAGGCGGCAGGAGAGTGGCAGGCGGCAGGAGAGTGGCAGGCGGCAGGAGAGTGGCAGGTGGCAGAAGAGTGGCAGGCGGCAGGAGAGTGGCAGGCGGCAGGAGAGTGGCAGGCGGCAGGATAATGGCAGGCGGCAGGCGGCAGGAGAGCGGCAGGCGGCAGGAGAGTGGCAGGCGGCAAGAGAGTGGCAGGCGGCAGGAGAGTGGCAGGCGGCAGGAGAACGGCAGGCGGCAGGAGAGTGGCAGGCGGCAGGAGAACGGCAGGCGGCAGGAAAACGGCAGGCGGCAGGAAAACGGCATGCGGCAGGAGAACGGCAGGCGGCAGGAGAGTGGCGGTCGGCAGGAGAACGGCAGGCGGCAGAAGAGCGGCAGGCGGCAGGAGAGTGGCAGGCGGCAGGAGAACGGCAGGCGGCAGAAGAGTGGCAGGCGGCAGGAGAACGGCAGGCGGCAGGAGAACGGCAGGCGGCAGGAAAACGGCAGGCGGCAGGAGAGCGGCAGGCGGCAGGAGAGTGGCAGGCGGCAGAAGAGCGGCAGGCGGCAGGAGAGTGGCAGGCGGCAGGAGAGTGGCAGGCGGCCGGAGAGTGGCAGGCGGCAGGAGAGTGGCAGGCGGCAGAAGAACGGCAGG from the Procambarus clarkii isolate CNS0578487 chromosome 10, FALCON_Pclarkii_2.0, whole genome shotgun sequence genome contains:
- the LOC123747378 gene encoding armadillo repeat-containing X-linked protein 4-like, translating into MDRTRDVDGQNQRRRWTEPDTWMDRTKHVDGQNQRRRWTEPETWMDRTKHVDGQNQRRRWIEPDTKMDRTKHVDGQNQTRGWTEPDKIYCIKRVAGERQAAGEWQAAGEWQAAEEWQAAGEWQAAGEWQAAGEWQAAGEWQAAEEWQAAEEWQAAEEWQAAEEGQAAGEWQAAEEWQAAEEGQAAEEGQAAEEWQAAGEWQAAEEGQAAGEWQAAEEGQAAGEWQAAGEWQAAEEWQAAGEWQVAGEWQAAEEWQAAGEWQAAGEWQAAGEWQAAEEWQAAEKWQAAEEWQAAGEWQAAEEWQAAGERQAAGEWQAAEEWQAAGEWQAAGEWQAAGEWQAAEEWQAAGEWQAAGEWQAAEEWQAAGEWQAAGEWQAAGERQAAGEWQAAGEWQAAGEWQAAGEWQAAGEWQAAGEWQAAGEWQAAEERQVSGRRQESGRRPESGRRQESGRRQESGRRQESGRWQKSGRRQESGRRQESGRRQDNGRRQAAGERQAAGEWQAAREWQAAGEWQAAGERQAAGEWQAAGERQAAGKRQAAGKRHAAGERQAAGEWRSAGERQAAEERQAAGEWQAAGERQAAEEWQAAGERQAAGERQAAGKRQAAGERQAAGEWQAAEERQAAGEWQAAGEWQAAGEWQAAGEWQAAEERQAAGEWQVAGEWQESGRRQESGRRQKSGRRQESGRRQESGMRQESGRRQENGRRQENGRRQESGRRQESGRQAAGKRQAAGERQAAAGEWQAAGERQAAGERQASGRRQESGRILDHDPTPLPDPPATLSDNRPSIWKTCCIETFTSHMEPAAAAAASFTNTQLKYPKNPLPGPAS